AAGGAATTGGTTTGTCTTTGACTGGAGGTCTTAAATTAGCTGAAAACTAAGTGATTAAAGTTCATCGAACGATATGGGAAGCGGCACTCCATAGACATGAACCCTTTCTCCTTCACTTCTTACTCTCTCGAATTTGTGGTGAGAGGTGACAAATgctgttttctttttaagtcATTTATCAACACCattgatttttctgattttatattttccatttttacttttcaggCGCTATTTCATTGATGATCAGGCTCTAGCTGAACATTgccgcacaaaatttcacaagagAAGACTGAAAGAGCTTGAAACTGAACCTTATACCATTGAAGAAAGTGAGCGAGCCGCTGGTGTTGGTAGTTACGTAGCTCCAAAAAAGCGAAAACTAGACTCTGTCGCTGACTTGAAAGATGGCACTGTTTTGATGGACAGCTCTGACACTAAACCTGTCGCAGTGTCATAATGAACAAGCtactctctttttttaatcttCAAAAAAACTGTGCATTCTCCTCGTTGGTGAGATATGCTAGTAATGCCAGTTCAGCATTATTTGTCACAGGTGACTTAGGTGCAAAAACAACATCTATAATAGCTCCATATATAGATCTGCGGGAAGTTCTCAAAGACCCTGCACAGTTACAGAACAATTTGAAAGCGAGAAATTTATCCTTTGAGGTTGAATCGCTCAAGGAAAAATGGTCTCTCTTGTTAGATGCATGTCAAGTTAGAGATAAACTCTCAAATCAGCTTGAtttaattgtagaaaaataaaaaatgcccCTGATGAAGATGAAGTGAAGAACTTGAAAATACATAGAAATATTGTTAGAGAGGATCTAAAGTTTGTAGCTCCAATGATAACAGAGTTGGAGAAAATGACTATCCTTGAAGGTCTAAAGTTGCCTAACTACCTTCACGGTGATACTCCGTTCGAGGATGAAGTAGTCAAGGGTGGACATGAGagcgaggaaaaatttgaaaattccaatcTTAGTCATATCGAAATCGGTAAGAAGTTAGATCTACTTGAGTTTACAAACCCTGTAAATTATTATCTTTTGAATGAAGCAGCTTTGTTTGAGATAGCTGTAACAGAATACTTTGCCAGTAGTTTGCAGAAATCTCTGGGTTTCATCAATTTTAGCAATGCGGATTTCTGCCAAAGTGTCATCATTGAAGGCGTCGGGCATGAAGCAAAGGAAGTCAATGCTGTTTTTCGATTGGCTGATTATGATAAAAACCCAAATGAAGATGAGAAAACTTTTTTAGTTGGAGGAGCATCTTTAGAGCCTTTTTGTGCGTACCATTGTAAAAATACTGTGCATGCATCAGCACTCCCTCTTAGATACGTCACTCAAGGGCGGAGTTACTCCAATCTTTCTCTATACGATCTAGAAGGCTTGTACAATGTTATTCAGACAAACTGCGTTCACATTTTTGCAGCTACTGCGGATGATGAAGCTGCCATGATGAGCGAGTTTAATCTACTACTAAATAATATTGTTAAACTCtatgagaaattcaattttaatttcagataTTCTTTTGTCCCTGCCTCACAACTGAATGTGTGGGAGTGTTTAAGAGTTAGTTTTCAGATTCTTTCACCGTATCATGGAAGATATATTGAAGTAGGAAACTTAGCAATAAGTGATGATTTTATTAGTAAGCGCCTCAGAATGCACTACCATGAGGTGAAGCGGGATCTTAAGttcatgaaaattatttctgGGAGCGTTGTTAAAGTTGCACCTCTTCTCGCTTGTATTTTAGAGCGTAATCAACAGAAGTTCATCATTCCTGAGTGTCTGAGCGATCATGTTCTGTAAAACAGTTTctgaattattaaaatatttttaccacCATATTTATTCACTTTATTCCCTAACTATTACCTTAGTCATTGcaattgaagaatttttttttccttacatATTTTTTACGTCTATGGAACCTATCTCTTCAGTTCAGTCGGCTATCAGACAAAGGGATGAGTAAAAGAATAAGGCAAAatgtatttctttcaaaatttcatacgAAAGAAATCTGGAACACACAGTCATGAAATCAATTCGCAAACAAGAAttatatttttgacaacaatGTATTGTTTCACAATTAAAATTGGTTAagtggcaaaaatacaaatgatgttACTTGATCTATGTTGAAAactaacttccatttgatccgtgttaaaaatatttgtgaatatcTTGTTCAAGAGTTGATTCCTGAATTTCCCCATGTGTTCATTTTCTATCCCGATtgtgaagagaaaacatgtgactTTTTTTGTAGCTCGGACCTTTTTTAGAGTCCCGTATTGGATAGATTTCTGATCTACAGAAACCTATCTTTTCTTAcgcttttaaacaattttttttgtttacatgTTAGGTACATCATTTGATTGCTTCAAATTACCCTCCTTTTCAGTTTGTAATTTCTCAGGAGGTCAAAATCATGTTTCATAAGAAAAGTCAAAGCCAATAACTGCATaaagtttcataaaattatCATGTCTGCAGACTTTTCTCATGAGCAAAACACATGTCTaaaggtgaaaaattaaagttcaaACTGCTATCCTGGAACTaaaatttaagtcaaaataatcaacatctaaattttgccaaaaatctCCTGCGGCCCAAGTAGACCGATGATGTACGATTATTGGGAAGAGATAtttatggaaggatcctatctGCCATGCTGAAGGCATAAAATCAGTGTGTGTTGCATCTTCATGCCCTCTACGTGcatgaaaataaatcaaactgCTTGCAACTTACTCTTTTGGTCACTGGAGGGAATTCCATGCCAATAACTCAATatctgatttttcttaaaatcaatccaacaaaaaaaattttgcgaGTTGACAGTTTTGCCCCTGTGGACAGGCACAAACAGCAAATAGTTAGACTTTcctattttgaactttcagtcgatacttgttattttttaagaggaggGTTACTTTTATGTGCAGCTGAAACATCGCTAATACCCTGAGACTAAGCAAAGATATCAGTCATAGCTCTAACTTTTTACTCTGAAAATCTAGTACACGATCATATTTCATCCTCCTATTACAGTATTCACAACGAGGACAAATATTTTACGAGAAACACTATACGCGTCGGTGTCGGTTCAAGTGTAGTGGACTGACAGACTGACGCTCTTTCTCATTCGCGCCAAATATTTGAATGATACGAACATCTGAAAAAGCTTCTGATTGGTCATTGCTCCATTTTTGGCGCCGCTCTCCCTCTGAAAGCCCGCGCTTTTTCATCTCAGTTGTTTATGGTCCAACATGTGATTGAGGTTAGAATATTAGAAATGCTGTTTTGATTACTTTATGGTGTCTATTATTAATTATTCAGTGATTACTGtgattttgcaattaaattttaCGATTCCAAAGTTtccattgagaagaaaatgttcAATAGTTAGCCCAGTTTTCCGGGACGATCAAGTTTATCCAGTTTTCTTGAGCTGGATGTGTTTCAGGTTTCATCCTGTGTTCATGCGAAGACATCTGAGATTATGTACCGTAAACCTTACTATCTGATGAGCCAGTAGAGCCTTTTTGATGTTTGTCAAACAAAGTAAGTTATTAGCCTCAAGATATTGTTCTCCCTTTGCATGCACAAGTCCCCCAAATGCAGCATTCCAAGTCCAAGGGAGATGTAGAAACTCACTACATTCTACGCAAGTAAACATTGAATGTAATATCTATTACAGTCAAGGCTCATACACTGCTAATACACTGCTATCAGCCATCATTTCTGTCTCATCAGCAGTGAATCTAATGTTGAATATATCAAAGTGGACGCTGCATTAGAGGAGTATTCACAGTCGTCATACCCAGTGATTGCGAAAGTCTCATGATTCTCCGTCTCTCAGTAAGAATGGCGCAGCTCAGCTCTACTGagtattttaaatttctgaaggAATCTTCTAAAATTGTGCATGAGGCGCTGGAACTATTATCCTTTTGGTTGATTATTGAACTTCTACTGTTAGTAAGAGACCAGGCTCAAGTGGTTATCACTACCTCATTTTAATGAGATAAGTGTACCCAGAAGAGGTAATTATAACGAAAATGtggtatcaaaattttcagtcgtCGTTTCATGTTTCCTATCTTCTCAGCTTTAGGTATCAAAAATTACTGTATTATTGTTGGGATCAAGTTACAATTCCTACAGTGGTCgtaaacatagagtacatataGTCGCAATGTAAGTGAGAAAGCTGGTGCCACGTCTAAGCATTTTCTAGGTCCCGAATTCTGTGATTCCTGTGTCACGCCAGGTCACTTTTTTTGATACATAATCAATTGTTTTCGATACTCGGGGATCTGCCCATCCAATAttaacaaagaagataggaattactacgtattccacacctccgttttggatcgaacatgtataaAAAAAGTGACctaagctcggcgcacaccgggctcgacCAGAatatggcgccagctctcccatttacattacgactctatgtagtCTATGGTCGTAAATTGCCAATTTTTGCCATTGTAGGTACATAAATTATCTATAAGGATCATAGTGGCGGATTGGACAAATGTTGTTTGAGATTCTGAATTTCAAAGCCATATTATTCTTATACAGAAACTTACTGCTACTCTTATCCATAAATACTACATAGGAAATGATCATACTATGTGATCAAGTATTGTCACCAGATTCCATTCAGCTGCATTTCATATTATAAGTCGTAATTCACTGACTCACAATGTTGGGACTTTCACCCAGTTCGTCATGATTAGAGAAGAAGATCAGACACTTCTTGTCGTGGCATTAAAATTGGTTCTGAGTAAGCCtcgatcatttattttttcacatttttaagaAGGTCTAGCAAAGTCCGAAATTTTTCTAGGAGCTTTAGCCATGCGTGATCAACGATGCAGGAGGtctaaaattccaaattttagcATGATAAAATCTATGAACGTATCTTATAATCCATGCTCCAGTGGATTGGTTTGAGCAATTTTGATATTACTCGCTGCTAACTATCTGttgctaaaataattttaatttgaggAGCTCTTCAAGATTGCTTCAATATGGAACTGACCACTCCAAACCTAACTTGATCTGTATCTACAGTAAAAATTGTTCGCCTTGGTGCTGCCCTACCCTTCTAATTATCAGCTGTTGCTCTATAACCATCATCAattaaatatgtttattttttttttttttcagaacctAAGAACTTTTACTAAGCCATGAGCATCCTTTAAAGCTGCAGAACTGTTATTTGTGACCATGGATGAAGTCACTAAAGAAGATATCAAGTACCAGTTTCTTAATGTCTTCGAAGATTTACTATCGGACTTGAAGAATGCGAAAAgtaaattatttgttttttgtatctTGTCCTATGCAACAATTTCCCTAATTCCAATTGAAAGTGgctttatcaaagaaaattggcaaatttcttgttgaaaaatcaggaaactgcacacatttttttaaaatgcctaTACCATTTATAGGGTTGCAACAAGTTCCAAAATGCTGACTTGTTTCTCACAATCCAGTTTTTCTCCCACGTATAAAATTGTATATTGCTTCTTTTTTCacattcacctaccctctaaattTCAGGACATCTCTCTTGATGCTATGACTTTGCCTCATGTTTTCTGTGACGTGCAGATTGCAAAATCAGGTATATTTTTGCATCcctgaaaattcagggaaacaaaaaaattctataatagtttgcctcaaattatttttcaaaattgtaaccACTAGAAATCCTACtgtatgtaaatatttttccttaaaaatcaaggaagtatTAGGATTTTGTAGTATGTGAAAGTACTAATCACTAGTGTTCGGCCTTTTCCCTGAAGTTTTACAAGCTACCTCAGCCGGAAAGCCcaaattttaggagccaaattaacATTTTGCGTATCCATCATGCTTGTAAAATTTGGAGCTAAGCTACGAATGGTATGTTCAGAGTGGTATCGCTGCTTTGCAGTTGTGACTTTGACAAAATCGACAATATGCGCTAacttttttaggcgccacgatGGCTTAGCCCCCCTCAATTTTTTGGCGCCGAAGCCTGATTTTTAGGTGCATTGCGCCCAGGGAAGGCTGAACACTACTGTTCACCCGTGTCTTAAGTCCACATAGAAGAAAATAAGGAAACAATTTATTAGAATCTAAGGACCTGATACATTTAAACTGAACTGCTGGCATGTTATGGAAATGGTCTAAGTAATGGACAGTGAATAATTCCTACCACTAATCCTTCTTTTTTCAGAAACCGAAATTTAATTAAGTCTCTTTTCTTTCGTTCTTTCATCACTGGGCTTGGATAatacacagggttgccacagtcagggaacaATTGGGAAAccaggaaatttcaaggaatttgaaagAGGCAGGGAATACCttaaaatgtcaaggaaaatgacgaaaatatcagtgaaaaagttacctttatttgctttctagaacggGTTTGACATTTCGAAGAACTAAgtttgcctaaaaactatttcaaatcatgtattttcaacaatttaGCATATCTTtatttgtcaggaaattttaccaattgAAATGTGTGCGGGCAATCagggaaattcattttctaattcTTATGCAACCTTGTGCTTGAGGTGTGAGTGAGACGCATGGTCTGTCTGATAGGTAGCTCATTTTACCGCTTTCATAATATGCCAGCACTTGGCTTAAGTGTGCAAGGTCCTTTCACCGTTGTCTCAATTCCGAGAGTCTGACAgagaattattttttgatgtttGGCATTTTTCAGATGTCAGACCCGAAACTGAAAATGATAACGACGACGACGTAATAACTCTTGCTCCTGAGATAAAGAAACCTGCCCCGGCCCCGGTTTACAAAACAAGAGGTCGCCCCAGAAAGAACGATTCCGTTGACTCCTTCCTTGAATTGAAAGCAACCAGGGCCAAGAGAAAGCAGCCCTCAGGCCGTCAGACTGACATAAGAGCAAGTTTCAACTCTAGTTTCAACTCCGTTAACAATGAGGGGCCCATCCACGTTGTTGCAGATGTTCATCGAGACTCGTCACAACCGATCGAAGCTTCAGCTCATTTCAAGAAGAAATCAGCTACAAGTGATGAAATATTCGATAGTTTGTTGGacaaaaaatcgaaagaaacaGAAATCAGTTGCAGTCAGGAATCAGATGACTATTTCCAagtctctaaaaaaccacgcaaGTCTTATCCAGGTGCAAAATCAAGTACTGCGATGAGTACTAAGAGAACGAGCCGAGGAAGTGTTCGTAAAAGTACAGAAAGTGTCCATCTTGACTCAGAGTTAGATTTTAAAGAATTCAAAGGGCAGTTGAAGAAGAACCTTGGTTCGCTGACAAGTAAATTCTCTAAAAGTCCCAACAGTAAAGAAGATTCCCCCGAAACAGATAAACTGAGATCATCACCCGGCTGGTCTCGAGTAAAAGCAGTTGCAAAAGACTTCAAAGGATCTAGTTACAAAAAGCCTTTAAACATTAGTATTAACAAGCCAAGACTGAGTTCCTCAAAATCTTCCAGTTTCGTTGCAGGTGCTTCAAAAGCAGCCAACTCCTCTTTGAATCAATCTACCTCAGACTCTGATCTGTCAGACTTACGCTATTTTGACAGCCCAGAAGCCGCGAAACGTTACAAATTGATGAAACACGTAGTTGATTTAACTGAGAAAAAAGACCAAAATAATGATTCAGGCGTTGAAATCGATCCATCAATGAAAGAATTAGCTGAAAATTTAGCCAAAAACAGAGATGCATATGTGCAGAACCTGATCAGCTCTGTGAATAATAAAATGTCCAGAAGAAGTGCTACCAAAAGTACTGATTGTACGAAGAAAGCATCCCCTGTTAAAGATAGTGAGAAAATAATAACTGAAGATGATAAGACACCCTCCAAACCCAAAGTACAAAACAACGAAGCTCAAAAATCCAAGTCACCTGTAAATATCATCGATGCATCTGACCCGATGGAATTTGATAATCAAGAAACGCAATTTGATTTCCAACCAACGACCGAGAAAATTTATGATGGTGCTGAAAATAATATAGCTAAGTCACCCTTGAGCACAGAAAAGCAGATAGAATCACCCCTTAGAAGAAATCAAAGTAAGGAAAATGAGTCACCAATAAACTCTGAGAAACCTCTAGTTTCCTCACAAGAAGAAATATTTAGTGACGATTCAAAGTCTCCGTCAAGTCCTGGAAAACTCTTTGATCCATCTCAGAATGAAGGTAAAAAGAAAGAAGTTCGATCGCCCTCAAGCCCAGAGAAGGCAGTGCAACCCGAGGAAAAACGCAGACCAAAAACGCCACTCAAGTCTGGAGCATTTAAAGCACGTTCGCCATCAAAACCATGCTTAGGAAATTCTGTAGTGAGCATCGGAGAGTTTGAGTGTACGTCCCAGTCTGCAGAAGATGTTGCCAGCAATGAAAAACGGAACCCTACTAGGGAACTACGTGATGTGTCTAAAAAAGATGATGTGTTAGAACTTTCAAATTGTGATGTTTCAGAAGCGCGTATTCCCAGGGATGAACAAAGGAAATCATATGAACTCGCTCGCAAGAAATTGAACACAAAGTCTCAAGATCTTGATGACCTTCTCACACAAATTCTTCCTCAAAGCTCTGGGAGCTCAGCATCCAATGAGGTCCACTATGAAGCAACAATACCCTTGGTATCAAGTCAGAATCTTTGTTCTAGGTAAATAAGCCTTTTTAATGTATCCATATTAAATTAttctagagaaaaaaatgaaactgaaagaaaagtaacaaaaaattgtTATGTCATCATGCATATCTATAACTAATAGCGACAGTAGGGATAGGAACCTCAGTGAAAACTTAAAATCAAGGTATTGATACCTAATTATACAGGAGTGTTCCACCAACATTTTGTGCTGTAAATAGCCAAAAAATATCAAACCAAATCATCATAAAAAGGATCCGCAACAAATAGTTTTAGAAGAACCCCACactaaatatttttgtttagaTATGCTAATGTTCAACAATTTCTGAGACCAGTGACAATTTTTACTTCTGATCCTAGTGCCATTTTTAAGTTATGGACTGTGGACAGAGCAGTTTTAAACCTATTGATTATGTTTTAGTCAGGGTGAATCAAGTAACAACGCCCATTAACAGCTGGTCAAAGAGCGGATCATTCTTTTATCTGGCTGTGTTCTTTCTTGTTCTGTTCACAAACAAAAGATTCTCGATTGGCCATTTGCTGTTGCTACATTAATGCTGACTTACGTGTAATCAAGTGATAcaaaactgcattttgcatagTCAAAACCTTTGAAACAGCATCATGGATCGGAAGAAAAAATTGCCATGGgtctcaaacatttttgaacatCAACATACCCAACATTTTAAGTGTGAGAAATTATCAATGCCTTAAGTTTGGTATGCTTTGCTAGTTGTCTCCTTGTCTCACTCACgaattttttgtacaaaatacaTAGCAGCAGTATTAGTTGGTTTAGCTCtctttgaaaaagaagaagaaaaaaacttttgaattctGTTTTGCAATCACAATTCATCTTTTTGAATTATCACCATAGATTTGCACTGATCCAAAAAGAATCAAGAGGTGAAGGAAAATCTAATTTTGCGGTGTTCcaacttaattatttttctctgtttcaggtgtaAATGCACGGTTACAAACTTTGCCGGAAAGGAAGATAATAGTGTGAACAGCAATCCTAAACTTTTTGATtcagaaaatcaagaaaattctcCCACCGAAcccaaaaaaatcctaaaagaCGCCTGTGTCCAAACTGAGGATGTTACAATAGTACATTCACGAACTACGAAAGAGAGCGGTGTTCAAACAGTGCCCTTGTCGCAGTCGTTAGAAACTGTGCCTTGCAAAGACATgactgaagaaaaattaatgcgGCTAAAAGATGAATATATCTTACAAACCATGAAATCGTTAATGATCCAAGCTAGTCACAAGCTCACTCTCAATGATCTGTATAATTTAGGCTTGGAACAGGAAAACGAAAGGCCGAGAAAAAAACTCAGAGAAATCACGCAGAATTCATCAAGGCTTGAGGAAGATGCGAACAGATTAGAATCTCTCCTTCTTCAGCCGAGGTCTTTTTCGGCAAATCGAATCACCAATGATAACAGCATGCACCCTCCGACGGATCAGAGAACGCCACAGAATCAGGTGATAAAGAGAAAAACAGCGTCAGACATGAAATACACAGCTGTGTCAACCCCATCATCCAGTGAGCGAAAATTATTGGACGACTCAAAGTTTATAAACCGATCCACGGTCTGCCCGAAGGATGTGACAATTTGTGAAACAGAAGAAGCTCATCCAGCCGACGATTCAATGA
The genomic region above belongs to Bemisia tabaci chromosome 8, PGI_BMITA_v3 and contains:
- the LOC109043239 gene encoding zinc finger protein 593 homolog, which produces MPGPNKRKRFHRGDTHLQRKWRTRNRTKDLDEIDSDLQPKKAKELLNQEIDPDQTGCAQHYCIHCGRYFIDDQALAEHCRTKFHKRRLKELETEPYTIEESERAAGVGSYVAPKKRKLDSVADLKDGTVLMDSSDTKPVAVS
- the Slimp gene encoding serine--tRNA synthetase-like protein Slimp; translation: MITELEKMTILEGLKLPNYLHGDTPFEDEVVKGGHESEEKFENSNLSHIEIGKKLDLLEFTNPVNYYLLNEAALFEIAVTEYFASSLQKSLGFINFSNADFCQSVIIEGVGHEAKEVNAVFRLADYDKNPNEDEKTFLVGGASLEPFCAYHCKNTVHASALPLRYVTQGRSYSNLSLYDLEGLYNVIQTNCVHIFAATADDEAAMMSEFNLLLNNIVKLYEKFNFNFRYSFVPASQLNVWECLRVSFQILSPYHGRYIEVGNLAISDDFISKRLRMHYHEVKRDLKFMKIISGSVVKVAPLLACILERNQQKFIIPECLSDHVL
- the LOC109043237 gene encoding uncharacterized protein gives rise to the protein MDEVTKEDIKYQFLNVFEDLLSDLKNAKNVRPETENDNDDDVITLAPEIKKPAPAPVYKTRGRPRKNDSVDSFLELKATRAKRKQPSGRQTDIRASFNSSFNSVNNEGPIHVVADVHRDSSQPIEASAHFKKKSATSDEIFDSLLDKKSKETEISCSQESDDYFQVSKKPRKSYPGAKSSTAMSTKRTSRGSVRKSTESVHLDSELDFKEFKGQLKKNLGSLTSKFSKSPNSKEDSPETDKLRSSPGWSRVKAVAKDFKGSSYKKPLNISINKPRLSSSKSSSFVAGASKAANSSLNQSTSDSDLSDLRYFDSPEAAKRYKLMKHVVDLTEKKDQNNDSGVEIDPSMKELAENLAKNRDAYVQNLISSVNNKMSRRSATKSTDCTKKASPVKDSEKIITEDDKTPSKPKVQNNEAQKSKSPVNIIDASDPMEFDNQETQFDFQPTTEKIYDGAENNIAKSPLSTEKQIESPLRRNQSKENESPINSEKPLVSSQEEIFSDDSKSPSSPGKLFDPSQNEGKKKEVRSPSSPEKAVQPEEKRRPKTPLKSGAFKARSPSKPCLGNSVVSIGEFECTSQSAEDVASNEKRNPTRELRDVSKKDDVLELSNCDVSEARIPRDEQRKSYELARKKLNTKSQDLDDLLTQILPQSSGSSASNEVHYEATIPLVSSQNLCSRCKCTVTNFAGKEDNSVNSNPKLFDSENQENSPTEPKKILKDACVQTEDVTIVHSRTTKESGVQTVPLSQSLETVPCKDMTEEKLMRLKDEYILQTMKSLMIQASHKLTLNDLYNLGLEQENERPRKKLREITQNSSRLEEDANRLESLLLQPRSFSANRITNDNSMHPPTDQRTPQNQVIKRKTASDMKYTAVSTPSSSERKLLDDSKFINRSTVCPKDVTICETEEAHPADDSMMKDVVPMEVEEDLPTIVKSAETRENMPPKPEEIDTSRLDIVRIRDKMNSSCSNDSLVLSSRKAAHRSLNFQSFFARASDSTPSSPPKAVNSDGKTESYFSSECNGIRTEDEDDSKKRSPMDLKSDNSNSILHDQQVNTQFPEDTMKHSSNFSNPMDTQKPDEGNETGIVENSDDESIIQATPKKFGAESSLTPDMLSSQNSQVTKQNDADLHPAFEAENSDSHRPAETNAAARNCPPDSDNSVTKHTNSIDSQVNEIPSSILPTAEDCYPKQTERRNSFFNPQLPHQVQNVERLSREFIMNHNPQPVHPPVHNYDEGKSHTSELALSQDLVEQRRLFITTSGLQKSALMGVQEFCKRFNCVYESEITERTTHLVVRTNQNRALSTMKFILAVAMHKLVVTLDWMSSCMKAGELIPESPFIPLSSSGRAGPLNSLLDKTNAVSSPLFRQFIVHIVGPFVMFKKENLMDLLLFSGAKIAESYPDLAADRSRIRLVLINSKSAEEKCSFYCDVMQRYKAFVLLHDWAIESVSNYKVEPFSNHNPLPVVYSFEMINNFLIPGYIKDQALRYFESHDDSFDETSELSSQA